The following coding sequences lie in one Sesamum indicum cultivar Zhongzhi No. 13 linkage group LG9, S_indicum_v1.0, whole genome shotgun sequence genomic window:
- the LOC105170724 gene encoding ubiquitin-like protein 5, with the protein MIEVVLNDRLGKKVRVKCNEDDTIGDLKKLVAAQTGTRADKIRIQKWYTIYKDHITLKDYEIHDGMGLELYYN; encoded by the coding sequence ATGATCGAGGTAGTGTTGAATGATCGGCTGGGTAAGAAGGTGCGTGTCAAGTGCAACGAGGACGACACAATCGGTGACCTCAAGAAGCTCGTGGCCGCCCAGACTGGCACCCGAGCCGACAAGATCAGAATTCAGAAGTGGTACACCATCTACAAGGACCATATCACCCTCAAGGACTACGAGATCCATGACGGCATGGGTCTCGAGTTGTACTACAACTAG
- the LOC105170725 gene encoding auxin response factor 18-like yields MKEVAEKSLDSELWHACAGGMVQMPPVNSKVFYFPQGHAEHTLTSVDFGTLPRIPPLILCRVASVKFLADPETDEVYTKIGMIPVGKNEHGFDDDRVLGSNRSESSEKPTSFAKTLTQSDANNGGGFSVPRYCAETIFPRLDYTADPPVQNVIAKDVHGETWKFRHIYRGTPRRHLLTTGWSTFVNQKKLVAGDSIVFLRAENGDLCVGIRRAKKGGGIGANESSSVWNSGCAGGFSAFLEDENKLMHRSFGNGNLRDRGRVRPESVVEAAFLAANSQPFEVVYYPRASTPEFCVKASSVSAAMRIQWCSGMRFKMAFETEDSSRISWFMGTIAAVQVADPIRWPNSPWRLLQVTWDEPDLLQNVKCVNPWLVEMVSNMPVLHLSPFSPPRKKLRLPHHTDFPLDGQFPMPSFSGNPLGPSSPLCCLSDNITVGIQGARHAQIGVPFSDLHFSNKLQMGLLPASFLRLDPHAKVVDGTARGNMDGNENISCLLSMGNSSQKSEKTDGAKTPLFVLFGQPILTEQQMSVDQSLALGRSSSGGTPSKIESSAPAPKSLSTAQFFWKQSHHATELTLDTGHCKVFLESEDVGRTLDLSVLGSYEELYKKLEHMFGIERLEMLSHLSYCDATGAVKQAGEEPFSEFMKSAKRLTILMKPSSNNAERKLITGLPTAERGLNSSKQAGPMSIFA; encoded by the exons ATGAAGGAGGTGGCGGAGAAAAGTTTGGATTCGGAGCTGTGGCACGCGTGCGCCGGAGGCATGGTTCAAATGCCGCCGGTGAATTCCAAAGTATTCTATTTTCCCCAAGGCCATGCCGAGCATACTCTCACAAGTGTGGACTTCGGGACGTTGCCCAGAATTCCGCCTCTGATTCTCTGCAGGGTTGCTTCGGTTAAGTTCTTGGCCGACCCTGAAACAGATGAAGTCTACACGAAGATTGGGATGATTCCAGTTGGGAAGAACGAGCATGGTTTCGATGATGATCGAGTTTTGGGAAGTAATAGATCTGAATCCAGTGAGAAACCCACTTCTTTCGCGAAGACGCTGACCCAATCCGATGCCAACAATGGTGGGGGTTTCTCTGTCCCTAGATACTGCGCTGAGACTATCTTCCCGCGTCTGGATTACACTGCCGATCCACCGGTGCAGAATGTGATTGCTAAAGATGTTCATGGTGAGACTTGGAAGTTTAGGCATATCTACAGAGGGACGCCGAGGAGGCATTTGTTAACAACTGGATGGAGTACTTTTGTGAATCAGAAGAAGCTCGTCGCTGGAGACTCAATTGTCTTCTTGCGAGCGGAAAATGGAGATCTTTGTGTTGGCATCCGGAGAGCGAAGAAGGGTGGCGGAATTGGTGCTAATGAGTCCTCATCTGTGTGGAACTCTGGCTGTGCCGGTGGATTTTCTGCATTTCTGGAGGATGAGAACAAGTTGATGCATAGAAGTTTTGGGAATGGAAATCTGAGGGACAGGGGAAGAGTGAGACCTGAATCCGTCGTTGAGGCTGCTTTCTTGGCAGCCAACAGCCAGCCTTTTGAGGTGGTTTATTATCCACGTGCAAGCACACCGGAGTTCTGTGTGAAGGCCTCGTCTGTCAGTGCGGCCATGAGGATCCAGTGGTGCTCTGGCATGAGGTTCAAGATGGCATTTGAAACCGAGGATTCATCCAGAATTAGCTGGTTTATGGGGACTATAGCGGCTGTTCAGGTTGCTGATCCCATTCGGTGGCCTAATTCTCCATGGAGACTACTTCAG GTGACATGGGATGAACCAGATCTGCTGCAAAATGTGAAATGTGTCAATCCGTGGCTGGTTGAAATGGTATCGAATATGCCAGTCCTCCATCTCTCACCCTTCTCACCTCCAAGGAAGAAGTTGCGTTTACCACATCATACAGACTTCCCACTTGACGGCCAATTTCCAATGCCGTCATTTTCAGGCAACCCCCTTGGCCCAAGCAGTCCCTTGTGTTGTCTATCTGACAACATTACTGTAGGCATACAGGGAGCCAGGCATGCTCAAATTGGAGTCCCGTTTTCGGATCTCCACTTTAGCAATAAACTTCAGATGGGACTGTTACCGGCCAGTTTCCTGCGGCTTGATCCTCATGCTAAAGTTGTTGATGGTACAGCTCGGGGCAACATGGATGGTAATGAGAATATATCTTGTCTATTAAGCATGGGTAATTCCAGTCAAAAATCGGAGAAAACTGATGGTGCGAAGACACCCCTATTCGTCCTCTTTGGTCAGCCAATACTCACAGAGCAGCAGATGTCTGTTGATCAGTCCTTGGCATTAGGAAGGAGTTCCTCAGGTGGTACACCAAGCAAGATCGAGAGTTCTGCTCCTGCCCCGAAAAGTTTGTCTACTGCCCAGTTTTTCTGGAAACAAAGCCATCATGCTACTGAACTCACCCTGGATACTGGTCACTGCAAAGTATTCTTGGAGTCGGAAGATGTGGGTCGAACTCTTGATCTCTCTGTGCTTGGATCATACGAAGAGCTATACAAAAAGCTAGAACACATGTTCGGGATAGAAAGATTGGAGATGTTGAGCCATTTGTCGTATTGTGATGCTACTGGTGCTGTTAAACAAGCTGGAGAAGAACCATTCAG TGAGTTCATGAAGTCTGCTAAGAGATTGACAATTCTTATGAAACCGAGCAGCAACAATGCTGAACG GAAATTGATCACCGGTTTGCCCACTGCTGAACGTGgacttaattcttcaaaacAAGCAGGACCCATGAGCATATTCGCATAG
- the LOC105170726 gene encoding GATA transcription factor 11 isoform X1, with product MEGNGFSRIDILGHFSENMGEVEPYSCWDGVVDGAAGDEEFDNILSILDFPMDSLEGDGFVGDWDATKSQYLGPIPSDVLMGPPATARSKIDTAPVLLPVAAAHIDATPEPKQLPYQLEDTSGPSIRRQNTYTEVQEQGVFRTQSPISVLENSGSLAGKSPLIKRHTGKRTRSKRARPSGVSPWLLMSPPLAPPSASRKTHNARKTKERRRKSSSFRSSLAVETTEDLSYAAKYQFPASDHVEPQNAALQRPAIVKKCTHCEVTKTPQWREGPLGPKTLCNACGVRYRSGRLFPEYRPAASPTFIPSLHSNSHKKVIEMRSKAKQQVSNIEEHPVSPQMEFIPMSSYLFDPVC from the exons ATGGAGGGAAATGGGTTTTCCAGAATAGACATTCTTGGCCATTTCTCTGag AACATGGGTGAAGTTGAGCCTTATAGTTGTTGGGATGGGGTTGTCGATGGAGCTGCCGGAGATGAAGAGTTCGACAACATACTCAGTATTTTGGATTTTCCGATGGACAGTTTGGAAGGGGATGGATTCGTCGGAGACTGGGACGCTACCAAGTCGCAGTATCTCGGGCCTATTCCATCTGATGTCCTAATGGGGCCACCTGCGACTGCTCGAAGCAAAATCGACACTGCTCCGGTTTTACTACCCGTAGCAGCTGCTCAC ATTGACGCAACTCCTGAGCCGAAGCAGCTGCCTTACCAACTTGAAGATACCTCCGGCCCGTCTATTCGCCGACAAAACACGTACACTGAGGTACAAGAGCAAGGTGTATTCCGGACACAAAGCCCCATTTCTGTGCTTGAAAATAGTGGCTCCTTGGCCGGGAAGAGCCCACTTATTAAAAGACATACCGGTAAGCGAACCAGATCCAAACGAGCAAGACCTTCAGGTGTAAGTCCGTGGCTTTTGATGTCACCACCACTTGCCCCGCCATCTGCCTCCAGAAAGACTCACAATGCCAGGAAAACTAAAGAGCGGAGAAGGAAATCGTCATCATTTCGGTCATCACTTGCTGTGGAAACCACAGAAGACTTGTCATATGCtgcaaaatatcaatttccaGCGTCTGACCATGTTGAACCGCAAAATGCTGCTCTGCAGCGTCCAGCCATTGTTAAAAAATGCACTCACTGCGAAGTAACAAAAACGCCGCAGTGGAGGGAGGGCCCATTGGGGCCGAAGACTCTATGCAATGCTTGCGGAGTCCGGTACCGATCTGGACGTCTGTTCCCGGAATACAGACCAGCAGCGAGCCCCACATTTATTCCATCTCTGCACTCGAACTCGCACAAGAAGGTCATCGAGATGAGATCAAAAGCTAAACAGCAGGTGAGTAACATCGAGGAACACCCAGTTTCGCCCCAGATGGAATTCATTCCCATGAGTAGCTATTTATTTGATCCTGTATGCTGA
- the LOC105170726 gene encoding GATA transcription factor 11 isoform X2, whose protein sequence is MGEVEPYSCWDGVVDGAAGDEEFDNILSILDFPMDSLEGDGFVGDWDATKSQYLGPIPSDVLMGPPATARSKIDTAPVLLPVAAAHIDATPEPKQLPYQLEDTSGPSIRRQNTYTEVQEQGVFRTQSPISVLENSGSLAGKSPLIKRHTGKRTRSKRARPSGVSPWLLMSPPLAPPSASRKTHNARKTKERRRKSSSFRSSLAVETTEDLSYAAKYQFPASDHVEPQNAALQRPAIVKKCTHCEVTKTPQWREGPLGPKTLCNACGVRYRSGRLFPEYRPAASPTFIPSLHSNSHKKVIEMRSKAKQQVSNIEEHPVSPQMEFIPMSSYLFDPVC, encoded by the exons ATGGGTGAAGTTGAGCCTTATAGTTGTTGGGATGGGGTTGTCGATGGAGCTGCCGGAGATGAAGAGTTCGACAACATACTCAGTATTTTGGATTTTCCGATGGACAGTTTGGAAGGGGATGGATTCGTCGGAGACTGGGACGCTACCAAGTCGCAGTATCTCGGGCCTATTCCATCTGATGTCCTAATGGGGCCACCTGCGACTGCTCGAAGCAAAATCGACACTGCTCCGGTTTTACTACCCGTAGCAGCTGCTCAC ATTGACGCAACTCCTGAGCCGAAGCAGCTGCCTTACCAACTTGAAGATACCTCCGGCCCGTCTATTCGCCGACAAAACACGTACACTGAGGTACAAGAGCAAGGTGTATTCCGGACACAAAGCCCCATTTCTGTGCTTGAAAATAGTGGCTCCTTGGCCGGGAAGAGCCCACTTATTAAAAGACATACCGGTAAGCGAACCAGATCCAAACGAGCAAGACCTTCAGGTGTAAGTCCGTGGCTTTTGATGTCACCACCACTTGCCCCGCCATCTGCCTCCAGAAAGACTCACAATGCCAGGAAAACTAAAGAGCGGAGAAGGAAATCGTCATCATTTCGGTCATCACTTGCTGTGGAAACCACAGAAGACTTGTCATATGCtgcaaaatatcaatttccaGCGTCTGACCATGTTGAACCGCAAAATGCTGCTCTGCAGCGTCCAGCCATTGTTAAAAAATGCACTCACTGCGAAGTAACAAAAACGCCGCAGTGGAGGGAGGGCCCATTGGGGCCGAAGACTCTATGCAATGCTTGCGGAGTCCGGTACCGATCTGGACGTCTGTTCCCGGAATACAGACCAGCAGCGAGCCCCACATTTATTCCATCTCTGCACTCGAACTCGCACAAGAAGGTCATCGAGATGAGATCAAAAGCTAAACAGCAGGTGAGTAACATCGAGGAACACCCAGTTTCGCCCCAGATGGAATTCATTCCCATGAGTAGCTATTTATTTGATCCTGTATGCTGA
- the LOC105170727 gene encoding protein-tyrosine sulfotransferase isoform X3: protein MRCMILCLKLGLIFVLLLSVPVPIKAFSRNYMQCEYAVKKWASSSLVSEVKDDKHALRDLLFFLHIPRTGGRTYFYCFLKKLYSKSQECPRSYDKLRLNPRKPHCRLLSTHDDYSMISKLPSEKTSVVTILRDPIDRVFSTYEFSVEVAARFLVHPNLTSVARMAQYKRRNASIVSTMDVWPWKYLVPWMIEDLFARRDARKLRGQSHLEASNPYDMEDILMPLHEYINDSIARDIIHNGATFQIAGLTNYSYFAESHEVRHCVLRYQTLGGYVLEVAKKRLDNMLYVGLTENHRGSATMFANVVGEQVISKHTTSSSSTDVGTDDLEKSSLHTVMRSDANYQGKNTYQMLKNVSSINKDEASRENSTAAKLMEAYASCISTLRKAQAQRRINSLKQISPANFTKDARHQVPEPIIQEIASLNSLDMELYTYAKNIFKKQQEHAMQSVVYADRPSSTLPNSTYSNSCSPHYWKSLSVATTEECHCRRCINSRDN, encoded by the exons ATGAGGTGCATGATACTCTGTTTAAAGTTGGGGCTGATATTCGTGCTGCTTCTATCTG TTCCTGTACCAATAAAGGCATTTTCCAGAAATTATATGCAATGTGAATATGCCGTCAAGAAGTGGGCATCCTCTTCCCTTGTTTCTGAAGTTAAAGATGATAAGCATGCATTGAGGGACTTGCTCTTCTTCCTACACATACCTCGAACAGGAGGACGCACATACTTCTATTG TTTCTTGAAGAAGTTGTACTCAAAATCCCAGGAATGTCCACGGTCCTATGATAAGTTAAGATTAAATccaag AAAACCACACTGCCGGTTACTAAGTACCCATGACGATTATAGCATGATCTCCAAACTTCCCAGTGAGAAGACTTCAGTGGTGACAATACTTAGAGACCCCATTGATCGTGTGTTTAGCACCTACGAATTTTCAGTTGAAGTTGCTGCTAGGTTTTTGGTTCATCCTAACTTAACATCTGTGGCAAGAATGGCCCAATACAAGCGCCGTAACGCATCTATAGTGAGCACAATGGATGTCTGGCCATGGAAATATTTGGTTCCTTGGATGATAGAAGATCTATTTGCTCGA AGGGATGCTAGGAAACTTAGAGGGCAATCTCATTTAGAAGCCAGTAACCCATATGATATGGAAGACATATTGATGCCTCTACATGAGTACATTAATGACTCTATTGCTCGGGATATTATCCACAATGGGGCCACCTTCCAG ATTGCAGGTCTCACGAACTACTCCTATTTTGCGGAATCCCATGAAGTGCGCCATTGTGTACTTAGATATCAGACCCTTGGTGGATATGTTCTTGAAGTTGCCAAG AAGAGGTTGGACAATATGCTTTATGTTGGACTTACTGAGAACCATAGAGGATCAGCCACCATGTTTGCCAATGTGGTAGGTGAGCAGGTGATATCTAAGCACACTACCTCAAGCTCCAGTACGGATGTGGGTACTGATGACTTAG AAAAGAGTTCCTTGCACACCGTTATGAGATCTGATGCGAATTATCAA GGGAAAAACACTTATCAAATGCTGAAGAACGTTTCATCAATTAACAAGGATGAAGCATCACGTGAAAAT TCGACTGCTGCTAAACTTATGGAAGCATATGCGTCCTGTATTTCAACCTTACGGAAAGCCCAAGCACAGCGGCGTATTAATTCTCTGAAGCAAATTTCTCCAgcaaattttacgaaagat GCTCGCCACCAGGTTCCTGAACCAATTATCCAGGAGATTGCATCACTGAACAGCCTAGACATGGAGCTCTATACTTATGCTAAAAACATATTCAAGAAGCAACAGGAACATGCAATGCAGAGTGTAGTTTATGCT GACAGGCCGAGCAGCACCCTCCCTAACAGCACATATTCCAACAGCTGCAGTCCCCATTATTGGAAATCCCTCTCCGTAGCCACCACTG AGGAATGTCATTGTAGAAGGTGCATAAATTCAAGAGATAACTGA
- the LOC105170727 gene encoding protein-tyrosine sulfotransferase isoform X2: MRCMILCLKLGLIFVLLLSVPVPIKAFSRNYMQCEYAVKKWASSSLVSEVKDDKHALRDLLFFLHIPRTGGRTYFYCFLKKLYSKSQECPRSYDKKPHCRLLSTHDDYSMISKLPSEKTSVVTILRDPIDRVFSTYEFSVEVAARFLVHPNLTSVARMAQYKRRNASIVSTMDVWPWKYLVPWMIEDLFARRDARKLRGQSHLEASNPYDMEDILMPLHEYINDSIARDIIHNGATFQIAGLTNYSYFAESHEVRHCVLRYQTLGGYVLEVAKKRLDNMLYVGLTENHRGSATMFANVVGEQVISKHTTSSSSTDVGTDDLEKSSLHTVMRSDANYQGKNTYQMLKNVSSINKDEASRENSTAAKLMEAYASCISTLRKAQAQRRINSLKQISPANFTKDARHQVPEPIIQEIASLNSLDMELYTYAKNIFKKQQEHAMQSVVYADRPSSTLPNSTYSNSCSPHYWKSLSVATTGLFLLLYISVFPNARRQSKTKLSVFYHICINSQPQRNVIVEGA; this comes from the exons ATGAGGTGCATGATACTCTGTTTAAAGTTGGGGCTGATATTCGTGCTGCTTCTATCTG TTCCTGTACCAATAAAGGCATTTTCCAGAAATTATATGCAATGTGAATATGCCGTCAAGAAGTGGGCATCCTCTTCCCTTGTTTCTGAAGTTAAAGATGATAAGCATGCATTGAGGGACTTGCTCTTCTTCCTACACATACCTCGAACAGGAGGACGCACATACTTCTATTG TTTCTTGAAGAAGTTGTACTCAAAATCCCAGGAATGTCCACGGTCCTATGATAA AAAACCACACTGCCGGTTACTAAGTACCCATGACGATTATAGCATGATCTCCAAACTTCCCAGTGAGAAGACTTCAGTGGTGACAATACTTAGAGACCCCATTGATCGTGTGTTTAGCACCTACGAATTTTCAGTTGAAGTTGCTGCTAGGTTTTTGGTTCATCCTAACTTAACATCTGTGGCAAGAATGGCCCAATACAAGCGCCGTAACGCATCTATAGTGAGCACAATGGATGTCTGGCCATGGAAATATTTGGTTCCTTGGATGATAGAAGATCTATTTGCTCGA AGGGATGCTAGGAAACTTAGAGGGCAATCTCATTTAGAAGCCAGTAACCCATATGATATGGAAGACATATTGATGCCTCTACATGAGTACATTAATGACTCTATTGCTCGGGATATTATCCACAATGGGGCCACCTTCCAG ATTGCAGGTCTCACGAACTACTCCTATTTTGCGGAATCCCATGAAGTGCGCCATTGTGTACTTAGATATCAGACCCTTGGTGGATATGTTCTTGAAGTTGCCAAG AAGAGGTTGGACAATATGCTTTATGTTGGACTTACTGAGAACCATAGAGGATCAGCCACCATGTTTGCCAATGTGGTAGGTGAGCAGGTGATATCTAAGCACACTACCTCAAGCTCCAGTACGGATGTGGGTACTGATGACTTAG AAAAGAGTTCCTTGCACACCGTTATGAGATCTGATGCGAATTATCAA GGGAAAAACACTTATCAAATGCTGAAGAACGTTTCATCAATTAACAAGGATGAAGCATCACGTGAAAAT TCGACTGCTGCTAAACTTATGGAAGCATATGCGTCCTGTATTTCAACCTTACGGAAAGCCCAAGCACAGCGGCGTATTAATTCTCTGAAGCAAATTTCTCCAgcaaattttacgaaagat GCTCGCCACCAGGTTCCTGAACCAATTATCCAGGAGATTGCATCACTGAACAGCCTAGACATGGAGCTCTATACTTATGCTAAAAACATATTCAAGAAGCAACAGGAACATGCAATGCAGAGTGTAGTTTATGCT GACAGGCCGAGCAGCACCCTCCCTAACAGCACATATTCCAACAGCTGCAGTCCCCATTATTGGAAATCCCTCTCCGTAGCCACCACTGGTCTCTTCTTGCTTCTCTACATCTCTGTTTTCCCAAACGCAAGAAGACaatcaaaaactaaattgTCTGTGTTTTATCACATATGTATAAATTCACAACCACAGAGGAATGTCATTGTAGAAGGTGCATAA
- the LOC105170727 gene encoding protein-tyrosine sulfotransferase isoform X1 — protein MRCMILCLKLGLIFVLLLSVPVPIKAFSRNYMQCEYAVKKWASSSLVSEVKDDKHALRDLLFFLHIPRTGGRTYFYCFLKKLYSKSQECPRSYDKLRLNPRKPHCRLLSTHDDYSMISKLPSEKTSVVTILRDPIDRVFSTYEFSVEVAARFLVHPNLTSVARMAQYKRRNASIVSTMDVWPWKYLVPWMIEDLFARRDARKLRGQSHLEASNPYDMEDILMPLHEYINDSIARDIIHNGATFQIAGLTNYSYFAESHEVRHCVLRYQTLGGYVLEVAKKRLDNMLYVGLTENHRGSATMFANVVGEQVISKHTTSSSSTDVGTDDLEKSSLHTVMRSDANYQGKNTYQMLKNVSSINKDEASRENSTAAKLMEAYASCISTLRKAQAQRRINSLKQISPANFTKDARHQVPEPIIQEIASLNSLDMELYTYAKNIFKKQQEHAMQSVVYADRPSSTLPNSTYSNSCSPHYWKSLSVATTGLFLLLYISVFPNARRQSKTKLSVFYHICINSQPQRNVIVEGA, from the exons ATGAGGTGCATGATACTCTGTTTAAAGTTGGGGCTGATATTCGTGCTGCTTCTATCTG TTCCTGTACCAATAAAGGCATTTTCCAGAAATTATATGCAATGTGAATATGCCGTCAAGAAGTGGGCATCCTCTTCCCTTGTTTCTGAAGTTAAAGATGATAAGCATGCATTGAGGGACTTGCTCTTCTTCCTACACATACCTCGAACAGGAGGACGCACATACTTCTATTG TTTCTTGAAGAAGTTGTACTCAAAATCCCAGGAATGTCCACGGTCCTATGATAAGTTAAGATTAAATccaag AAAACCACACTGCCGGTTACTAAGTACCCATGACGATTATAGCATGATCTCCAAACTTCCCAGTGAGAAGACTTCAGTGGTGACAATACTTAGAGACCCCATTGATCGTGTGTTTAGCACCTACGAATTTTCAGTTGAAGTTGCTGCTAGGTTTTTGGTTCATCCTAACTTAACATCTGTGGCAAGAATGGCCCAATACAAGCGCCGTAACGCATCTATAGTGAGCACAATGGATGTCTGGCCATGGAAATATTTGGTTCCTTGGATGATAGAAGATCTATTTGCTCGA AGGGATGCTAGGAAACTTAGAGGGCAATCTCATTTAGAAGCCAGTAACCCATATGATATGGAAGACATATTGATGCCTCTACATGAGTACATTAATGACTCTATTGCTCGGGATATTATCCACAATGGGGCCACCTTCCAG ATTGCAGGTCTCACGAACTACTCCTATTTTGCGGAATCCCATGAAGTGCGCCATTGTGTACTTAGATATCAGACCCTTGGTGGATATGTTCTTGAAGTTGCCAAG AAGAGGTTGGACAATATGCTTTATGTTGGACTTACTGAGAACCATAGAGGATCAGCCACCATGTTTGCCAATGTGGTAGGTGAGCAGGTGATATCTAAGCACACTACCTCAAGCTCCAGTACGGATGTGGGTACTGATGACTTAG AAAAGAGTTCCTTGCACACCGTTATGAGATCTGATGCGAATTATCAA GGGAAAAACACTTATCAAATGCTGAAGAACGTTTCATCAATTAACAAGGATGAAGCATCACGTGAAAAT TCGACTGCTGCTAAACTTATGGAAGCATATGCGTCCTGTATTTCAACCTTACGGAAAGCCCAAGCACAGCGGCGTATTAATTCTCTGAAGCAAATTTCTCCAgcaaattttacgaaagat GCTCGCCACCAGGTTCCTGAACCAATTATCCAGGAGATTGCATCACTGAACAGCCTAGACATGGAGCTCTATACTTATGCTAAAAACATATTCAAGAAGCAACAGGAACATGCAATGCAGAGTGTAGTTTATGCT GACAGGCCGAGCAGCACCCTCCCTAACAGCACATATTCCAACAGCTGCAGTCCCCATTATTGGAAATCCCTCTCCGTAGCCACCACTGGTCTCTTCTTGCTTCTCTACATCTCTGTTTTCCCAAACGCAAGAAGACaatcaaaaactaaattgTCTGTGTTTTATCACATATGTATAAATTCACAACCACAGAGGAATGTCATTGTAGAAGGTGCATAA
- the LOC105170727 gene encoding protein-tyrosine sulfotransferase isoform X4, which translates to MRCMILCLKLGLIFVLLLSVPVPIKAFSRNYMQCEYAVKKWASSSLVSEVKDDKHALRDLLFFLHIPRTGGRTYFYCFLKKLYSKSQECPRSYDKLRLNPRKPHCRLLSTHDDYSMISKLPSEKTSVVTILRDPIDRVFSTYEFSVEVAARFLVHPNLTSVARMAQYKRRNASIVSTMDVWPWKYLVPWMIEDLFARRDARKLRGQSHLEASNPYDMEDILMPLHEYINDSIARDIIHNGATFQIAGLTNYSYFAESHEVRHCVLRYQTLGGYVLEVAKKRLDNMLYVGLTENHRGSATMFANVVGEQVISKHTTSSSSTDVGTDDLEKSSLHTVMRSDANYQGKNTYQMLKNVSSINKDEASRENSTAAKLMEAYASCISTLRKAQAQRRINSLKQISPANFTKDARHQVPEPIIQEIASLNSLDMELYTYAKNIFKKQQEHAMQSVVYAAEQHPP; encoded by the exons ATGAGGTGCATGATACTCTGTTTAAAGTTGGGGCTGATATTCGTGCTGCTTCTATCTG TTCCTGTACCAATAAAGGCATTTTCCAGAAATTATATGCAATGTGAATATGCCGTCAAGAAGTGGGCATCCTCTTCCCTTGTTTCTGAAGTTAAAGATGATAAGCATGCATTGAGGGACTTGCTCTTCTTCCTACACATACCTCGAACAGGAGGACGCACATACTTCTATTG TTTCTTGAAGAAGTTGTACTCAAAATCCCAGGAATGTCCACGGTCCTATGATAAGTTAAGATTAAATccaag AAAACCACACTGCCGGTTACTAAGTACCCATGACGATTATAGCATGATCTCCAAACTTCCCAGTGAGAAGACTTCAGTGGTGACAATACTTAGAGACCCCATTGATCGTGTGTTTAGCACCTACGAATTTTCAGTTGAAGTTGCTGCTAGGTTTTTGGTTCATCCTAACTTAACATCTGTGGCAAGAATGGCCCAATACAAGCGCCGTAACGCATCTATAGTGAGCACAATGGATGTCTGGCCATGGAAATATTTGGTTCCTTGGATGATAGAAGATCTATTTGCTCGA AGGGATGCTAGGAAACTTAGAGGGCAATCTCATTTAGAAGCCAGTAACCCATATGATATGGAAGACATATTGATGCCTCTACATGAGTACATTAATGACTCTATTGCTCGGGATATTATCCACAATGGGGCCACCTTCCAG ATTGCAGGTCTCACGAACTACTCCTATTTTGCGGAATCCCATGAAGTGCGCCATTGTGTACTTAGATATCAGACCCTTGGTGGATATGTTCTTGAAGTTGCCAAG AAGAGGTTGGACAATATGCTTTATGTTGGACTTACTGAGAACCATAGAGGATCAGCCACCATGTTTGCCAATGTGGTAGGTGAGCAGGTGATATCTAAGCACACTACCTCAAGCTCCAGTACGGATGTGGGTACTGATGACTTAG AAAAGAGTTCCTTGCACACCGTTATGAGATCTGATGCGAATTATCAA GGGAAAAACACTTATCAAATGCTGAAGAACGTTTCATCAATTAACAAGGATGAAGCATCACGTGAAAAT TCGACTGCTGCTAAACTTATGGAAGCATATGCGTCCTGTATTTCAACCTTACGGAAAGCCCAAGCACAGCGGCGTATTAATTCTCTGAAGCAAATTTCTCCAgcaaattttacgaaagat GCTCGCCACCAGGTTCCTGAACCAATTATCCAGGAGATTGCATCACTGAACAGCCTAGACATGGAGCTCTATACTTATGCTAAAAACATATTCAAGAAGCAACAGGAACATGCAATGCAGAGTGTAGTTTATGCT GCCGAGCAGCACCCTCCCTAA